From Ignisphaera aggregans DSM 17230, the proteins below share one genomic window:
- a CDS encoding von Willebrand factor type A (InterPro IPR002035~KEGG: tpe:Tpen_1755 von Willebrand factor, type A~PFAM: von Willebrand factor type A~SMART: von Willebrand factor type A~SPTR: A1S120 von Willebrand factor, type A~PFAM: von Willebrand factor type A domain), which yields MFLQNQMTRIMFSNPYAIAIGIPLTASLLAIYMKTRKNRETVARRLILDMDLRAIHLLSIIKIFALIAIVIAMSQPYIETITVIPIEYSNALETYLNVTNILILLDISKSMGMQYGYGSRYSIALDVTRNILEIAQRRGDIVSIAVFSSTPRMLCRGVGMNISVEDCLSMLNSIEFEKYTAIGDAIIYGANYASLGLPTAIIVITDGAQNYGTPIENAIEFVKSRDIALVIVLIGDDSRAQRLRDVANIFSIPLIDVPSYRAGEDVAIDVSEHIYRESIVSSLKAFGRTEVYIYRNDFTPTYIAIIISIVLFIASIIEGV from the coding sequence ATGTTCCTCCAGAATCAGATGACTAGAATCATGTTTTCTAATCCATATGCAATAGCTATAGGTATACCATTAACAGCATCTCTATTAGCTATATATATGAAAACTAGGAAGAATAGAGAGACTGTAGCTAGGAGGCTTATCCTAGATATGGATTTGAGAGCTATACACCTTCTCTCAATAATAAAGATATTCGCGTTAATAGCAATAGTAATAGCGATGTCTCAGCCATATATCGAGACTATTACTGTTATACCAATAGAGTATAGCAATGCTCTTGAGACATATCTAAATGTTACAAATATCTTGATATTGCTCGACATATCTAAGAGCATGGGTATGCAATATGGATATGGATCGAGGTATAGTATAGCATTAGATGTTACTAGAAATATTCTTGAGATTGCCCAGAGGAGAGGGGATATTGTTTCTATAGCTGTATTCAGCTCTACACCTAGGATGCTGTGTAGAGGAGTGGGTATGAATATATCTGTTGAAGATTGTCTATCTATGCTAAATAGTATTGAATTTGAGAAGTATACAGCTATAGGTGATGCAATTATATATGGAGCTAACTATGCATCTCTAGGTCTACCAACAGCAATTATAGTTATAACAGATGGTGCACAAAACTATGGAACTCCTATAGAGAATGCTATCGAGTTTGTTAAATCTAGAGATATTGCCTTGGTAATAGTCCTCATAGGCGATGACTCTAGGGCTCAGAGATTGAGGGATGTAGCAAATATATTCTCTATACCACTAATAGATGTTCCTAGCTATAGAGCTGGAGAAGATGTTGCTATAGATGTATCAGAGCATATCTATAGAGAATCCATAGTATCATCGCTAAAAGCATTTGGTAGAACAGAGGTGTATATCTATAGAAACGACTTTACACCTACATATATAGCTATAATAATCTCTATAGTGCTATTTATAGCATCGATAATTGAGGGGGTGTAG
- a CDS encoding hypothetical protein (KEGG: smr:Smar_1212 hypothetical protein~SPTR: A3DNU6 Putative uncharacterized protein), with protein sequence MDKRNISLIILCIAIAISVIFIWFTFVRNTPMTISSSSIRDILKEYVYAIAYLNRSSYALKNVSRGMDYIAPSRDEIVSIVENLQQYSIGLYLPPGSLGELLARSAETYLYISNASIDIVDSLSDIDTTIPIMREILVDVRSCNIDEALSKYFQINRTVIGVIYRLSESYLYLSNVDREKLLSKNHSIIVENSRNIVRSVLDSYNNFEKIMRLVATYRDLLNTLCSIRKNSSIDIETINTLLNRPDIQSSINECRASINSIEAKGVLSRDIAQTRNFIEELLKRYSQNQQQGSGPSGIGGGAGYVPPESDD encoded by the coding sequence TTGGATAAGAGGAATATTTCTTTAATTATACTCTGTATAGCTATAGCAATATCGGTGATATTCATATGGTTTACCTTTGTCAGAAACACACCTATGACTATTTCTAGTAGTAGTATTAGGGATATTCTAAAGGAGTATGTCTATGCTATTGCATATCTAAACCGTAGTTCCTATGCACTTAAAAATGTTTCTAGGGGTATGGACTATATAGCTCCATCTAGAGATGAGATAGTATCTATCGTTGAAAATCTTCAGCAGTATTCCATAGGTCTATACCTTCCCCCAGGATCGCTAGGAGAGTTGTTGGCTAGATCTGCAGAGACCTATCTATATATATCAAATGCTTCTATAGATATAGTAGACTCTCTTAGTGATATAGACACCACTATTCCTATTATGAGAGAAATTCTTGTAGATGTACGTAGCTGTAATATTGATGAGGCACTATCAAAGTATTTTCAAATTAATAGAACTGTTATAGGTGTTATATATAGGCTTTCAGAATCATATTTATATCTCTCTAACGTTGATAGGGAGAAGCTTCTATCAAAGAACCACAGTATTATTGTTGAAAATTCAAGGAATATAGTTAGATCTGTACTAGATTCATATAACAATTTTGAGAAGATAATGAGATTAGTTGCAACATATAGAGATCTTCTAAATACTCTATGTTCTATTAGAAAGAATAGCTCTATAGATATAGAGACTATTAACACGTTGTTGAATAGACCAGATATACAGAGTTCTATTAATGAATGTAGAGCTTCTATAAATAGTATTGAGGCGAAAGGTGTGCTCTCTAGAGATATAGCACAAACTAGAAATTTCATTGAAGAACTCCTAAAGAGATATTCTCAAAACCAACAGCAAGGGTCAGGACCATCTGGTATTGGTGGTGGTGCTGGATATGTTCCTCCAGAATCAGATGACTAG
- a CDS encoding hypothetical protein (KEGG: dka:DKAM_0270 membrane protein-like protein~SPTR: B8D2K8 Membrane protein-like protein), translated as MIIAIRYLYSYDLEPSSIKIYISKRVGVERWVKYMSHSISVSRPRYQGFRISILRVSLTASLTAIAIVLHIFKIPFPIAPFLKFDATGIPLAVIALYSVGDAAVASLVVLPSIIALGADIIGASMKVLAEFSTFVPLAPTYSVLRNRLSRRGLYIVAIMVSLASRVGVMSLANYIVTPYWLVMTYSWPYDKAYRVTLMYLPAIASFNAIVALYVVPIALSIYMIIERLGIKL; from the coding sequence ATGATTATTGCCATAAGGTATTTATATTCTTATGATCTAGAACCAAGTTCTATAAAGATTTATATATCTAAGAGAGTCGGTGTAGAGAGGTGGGTGAAGTACATGTCTCATAGTATATCTGTATCCAGACCCCGATACCAGGGCTTTAGAATATCCATACTTAGAGTATCCCTAACAGCATCTCTAACTGCTATAGCAATAGTTCTCCACATATTTAAGATACCTTTTCCTATAGCTCCATTCCTAAAATTTGATGCTACAGGTATTCCCTTAGCAGTTATAGCTCTGTATAGTGTTGGTGATGCCGCTGTAGCATCTCTAGTAGTATTGCCTAGCATTATAGCGTTGGGAGCTGATATTATTGGAGCTTCTATGAAGGTTTTAGCAGAGTTTTCAACATTTGTACCCCTTGCACCCACATATAGTGTTCTACGCAATAGACTCTCTAGGAGGGGGCTCTATATAGTTGCAATAATGGTATCGCTAGCCTCAAGGGTGGGTGTCATGTCTTTGGCAAACTATATAGTAACCCCATATTGGCTTGTAATGACGTATTCATGGCCTTATGATAAAGCATATAGAGTTACACTAATGTATCTTCCAGCTATAGCATCATTCAATGCAATTGTAGCTCTATATGTTGTGCCAATAGCACTATCCATATATATGATTATAGAGCGTCTGGGGATAAAGCTCTAA
- a CDS encoding ABC transporter related (COGs: COG1123 ATPase components of various ABC-type transport systems contain duplicated ATPase~InterPro IPR003439:IPR003593:IPR017871~KEGG: dka:DKAM_0268 ABC transporter related~PFAM: ABC transporter related~SMART: AAA ATPase~SPTR: B8D2K6 ABC transporter related~PFAM: ABC transporter) translates to MLTVENLWYRYPNSDWILRGVNLYLDNEDMLLVLGRSGSGKSTLAIALTGIGVHIYGGEVKGDIYINGKSIESISNSINRYIALVSQNPYNHFIEHRVRDDLYGYAESIYDEKEASAIVENIVKLMDIENILDRKFFELSGGEARRAAIAKALISNPSVIILDEPLMWLDDTGVDSLRKSINMLKLLGKSIIVLEHRFLPLLDLANKIFILRDGVLEEISKDMLKPREIPLEYNHRRYNGFSKKEEILKISNLWFRYDGEWILRDVNMVAHRGELIALYGLNGSGKSTLLKIISGYLKPSKGSIKIFGRAIYLPQNINLFFTEATVREEINAICKYNRIGDKCLGKAIELLRDLQLYIDLDISPFNLSWGQKIRLAIALSMLIDNVNILLFDEPFTGLTYYERYCIAKIINSLPKTKIVSLSSRDSIHILDIDALYILSNGHLEKASISDDHISKSQTLSLVNISKKLYGYGE, encoded by the coding sequence ATGCTAACTGTAGAGAATCTATGGTATAGATATCCAAATAGTGATTGGATACTTAGAGGAGTAAATCTGTATCTAGATAATGAAGATATGCTTCTTGTATTGGGTAGGAGTGGATCTGGAAAATCAACTCTAGCTATAGCTCTAACAGGTATTGGGGTTCATATATATGGAGGTGAAGTGAAAGGGGATATCTATATCAATGGAAAATCTATTGAGAGTATATCAAATAGCATAAATAGGTATATAGCTCTAGTGAGTCAAAACCCATATAACCATTTCATTGAGCATAGAGTTAGAGATGATCTCTATGGATATGCAGAGAGTATCTATGATGAGAAGGAGGCTAGTGCTATTGTTGAAAATATTGTAAAGCTTATGGATATTGAGAATATCTTAGATAGAAAATTTTTTGAGCTCTCTGGTGGAGAAGCACGGAGAGCTGCTATAGCAAAGGCATTGATATCTAATCCCAGTGTAATAATACTTGATGAACCTCTTATGTGGCTTGATGACACTGGTGTGGATTCCCTTAGAAAATCTATTAATATGCTTAAACTACTTGGAAAGTCTATTATAGTTTTAGAGCATAGATTTCTACCCCTTCTAGATCTAGCCAATAAGATATTTATTCTAAGAGATGGAGTGCTTGAGGAGATATCTAAGGATATGCTAAAGCCTAGAGAAATCCCATTGGAATATAATCATAGGAGATATAATGGATTTTCTAAGAAGGAAGAGATTCTGAAGATTAGTAACCTATGGTTTAGATATGATGGTGAATGGATTCTTAGAGATGTGAATATGGTTGCACATCGAGGTGAACTTATAGCTTTATATGGATTGAATGGCTCTGGTAAATCCACATTACTAAAGATTATATCAGGGTATCTAAAGCCATCTAAAGGCTCTATAAAGATTTTTGGTAGAGCTATATATCTTCCACAGAATATCAATCTCTTCTTTACTGAAGCTACTGTTAGAGAGGAGATAAATGCTATATGTAAATACAATAGAATTGGAGATAAATGCCTTGGAAAAGCTATTGAGTTGCTAAGAGATTTACAGCTATATATAGATCTAGATATATCTCCATTTAACCTATCATGGGGACAAAAAATAAGATTAGCTATAGCACTATCAATGCTTATAGACAATGTAAATATTCTACTTTTTGACGAGCCTTTCACAGGTCTTACATACTATGAGAGATACTGTATAGCCAAGATAATTAACTCTCTTCCAAAGACCAAGATAGTTTCGTTAAGCTCTAGAGACTCTATACATATACTAGATATAGATGCTCTCTATATCCTCAGCAATGGCCATCTAGAGAAGGCTAGTATAAGCGATGATCATATCTCTAAGAGTCAAACACTATCACTTGTAAATATATCTAAGAAACTCTATGGCTATGGTGAATAG
- a CDS encoding conserved hypothetical protein (KEGG: dka:DKAM_0267 hypothetical protein~SPTR: B8D2K5 Putative uncharacterized protein): MVNRLSIVRNFAYLFISSERSRGYGIATRISIPIILLSSLSITYILPGKAPLGIHILFILIYEFILIWRFTRIKNFVSSLTLVLIIIAIGFAINILSPYIGSPISIDPLSLIVYSARMAGIIIALSMIFQLISLREIVYIAERLGLSKLSSIITIAFSQLPLTAIQFSEAITTIRLKYGRRGLFLAIKPLIIETILNSRSIAESLYLYGLPKIQKPILFNPRRDFPLLISSIVVSITPIVIPLEVYIQPLG; encoded by the coding sequence ATGGTGAATAGATTGTCTATTGTTAGAAACTTTGCATATCTATTCATATCTTCAGAGAGAAGTAGGGGTTATGGTATTGCTACAAGAATATCTATACCTATAATACTACTATCCTCTCTCTCAATAACCTATATACTTCCTGGGAAAGCTCCTTTAGGAATCCATATACTATTTATTCTCATATATGAATTTATATTGATATGGAGATTTACAAGAATAAAGAACTTTGTTTCATCTCTAACACTAGTATTGATAATAATCGCCATAGGATTTGCAATAAATATATTATCGCCCTATATAGGTAGTCCCATAAGTATTGATCCCCTATCACTAATTGTTTATAGTGCTAGAATGGCTGGAATAATCATTGCTCTCTCAATGATATTCCAATTGATATCATTGAGGGAGATAGTCTATATAGCAGAGAGACTAGGGCTTTCAAAACTATCCTCTATAATAACTATAGCATTCTCACAACTACCACTAACAGCAATACAGTTCTCTGAGGCTATTACAACTATAAGACTAAAATATGGTAGGAGAGGTTTGTTTCTAGCGATAAAGCCTCTAATAATAGAGACAATACTTAACAGTAGATCTATTGCAGAATCACTATATCTATATGGTTTGCCAAAGATACAAAAACCAATATTGTTTAATCCTCGTAGAGATTTTCCACTACTAATATCATCTATAGTAGTATCGATAACACCTATTGTAATCCCGTTAGAAGTGTATATTCAACCCCTTGGCTAA
- a CDS encoding DNA polymerase beta domain protein region (InterPro IPR002934~KEGG: smr:Smar_0769 DNA polymerase beta subunit~PFAM: DNA polymerase beta domain protein region~SPTR: A3DML0 DNA polymerase, beta domain protein region~PFAM: Nucleotidyltransferase domain) — MGEKTFEKSWARVVEEVVRRISAKFPQIEAVVVFGSWSRGRGGEWSDIDILIVVDEAEKYGVLERFAIATELGVRGTDIFIYSYREVESMAKKGNPLVLSALIEGIKIISSERIERLSRDIAKLYTRTRRMWKRLDSP, encoded by the coding sequence GTGGGTGAGAAAACATTTGAAAAATCTTGGGCTAGAGTTGTAGAGGAAGTTGTTAGAAGGATTTCAGCAAAATTTCCTCAGATAGAGGCTGTAGTGGTATTTGGGTCTTGGAGTAGGGGTAGAGGTGGTGAGTGGAGCGATATAGATATACTCATAGTTGTTGATGAAGCTGAGAAATATGGCGTCTTAGAAAGATTTGCTATTGCTACAGAGCTTGGGGTTCGAGGTACAGATATATTTATCTATAGCTATAGAGAGGTAGAGTCGATGGCTAAAAAGGGAAATCCACTAGTGTTATCAGCACTTATAGAAGGTATTAAAATTATTAGCAGTGAAAGGATTGAGAGATTATCTAGAGATATAGCTAAGCTCTATACTAGAACCAGAAGAATGTGGAAACGCCTGGATAGCCCATAA
- a CDS encoding HEPN domain protein (COGs: COG2250 conserved hypothetical protein related to C-terminal domain of eukaryotic chaperone SACSIN~InterPro IPR007842~KEGG: rca:Rcas_0705 HEPN domain-containing protein~PFAM: HEPN domain protein~SMART: HEPN domain protein~SPTR: A7NH80 HEPN domain protein~PFAM: HEPN domain) has product MERFEEARRWFAQALRDLKAARDSAKDGNYEWSCFQSQQAAEKALKALLYAYGRSVWGHSLVELFDYLKEIVVIDEELYVVARELDRHYIPSRYPNAFESGYPGMYYDIHTAERAIRGAEVIIEWVRKHLKNLGLEL; this is encoded by the coding sequence ATGGAAAGATTTGAAGAAGCTAGAAGGTGGTTTGCACAAGCATTGAGAGATCTTAAGGCAGCACGAGATAGTGCTAAGGATGGTAATTATGAATGGAGCTGTTTTCAATCTCAACAAGCAGCTGAGAAAGCTCTTAAGGCTCTACTCTATGCTTATGGCAGAAGTGTATGGGGTCATAGCCTAGTTGAGCTTTTTGACTATCTAAAAGAGATTGTTGTTATAGATGAAGAACTCTATGTAGTTGCGAGAGAGCTTGATAGACATTACATACCATCGAGATATCCCAATGCTTTTGAATCTGGCTATCCTGGTATGTACTATGATATTCATACTGCTGAGAGAGCTATTAGAGGTGCTGAGGTGATTATTGAGTGGGTGAGAAAACATTTGAAAAATCTTGGGCTAGAGTTGTAG
- a CDS encoding dienelactone hydrolase (COGs: COG1647 Esterase/lipase~KEGG: cma:Cmaq_1150 dienelactone hydrolase~SPTR: A8MDX1 Dienelactone hydrolase~PFAM: Prolyl oligopeptidase family), translating into MVCIEKPITFLSNNYELFGVIHIPSTGFNSFTVMFHGFTGNKVEANRLFVDIARALCSDGKAVLRFDFRCHGDSPLPFEEFKLDYALEDAENAIRYVENVFRPSKIGLIGLSMGGHIAIKTAYRFKDRISSLILLAPAIDIGKLLEQAIDRLPKINGYFVFGAYRLKKEGVESILKSNAMDLAENIESPTLLIHAKNDEVVPHTQSIEFYNRLRIEKKKLVLLDEGGHVFSTITSKSRVVQEIVEWSGETL; encoded by the coding sequence ATGGTCTGTATAGAGAAACCTATAACTTTTTTGAGTAATAATTATGAACTTTTTGGAGTTATTCACATACCTTCAACAGGCTTCAACTCTTTTACAGTAATGTTCCACGGATTTACAGGTAATAAAGTCGAGGCAAATAGACTTTTTGTAGATATAGCAAGAGCTTTATGTAGCGATGGAAAAGCTGTACTTAGATTTGATTTTAGATGTCATGGAGATAGTCCATTACCATTTGAGGAATTTAAACTTGACTATGCCCTAGAGGATGCTGAAAATGCTATTAGATATGTAGAAAATGTATTTAGGCCATCGAAAATAGGTTTGATAGGTCTTAGTATGGGTGGACATATAGCTATAAAGACAGCATATAGATTTAAAGATAGGATATCTAGTCTTATACTACTTGCACCAGCTATAGATATTGGTAAACTTCTTGAGCAGGCAATAGATAGGTTGCCAAAGATTAATGGATATTTTGTCTTTGGTGCATATAGATTGAAGAAGGAGGGTGTAGAGTCAATATTAAAGTCAAATGCTATGGATCTAGCTGAAAACATTGAATCACCTACACTCTTAATCCATGCTAAAAACGATGAAGTAGTTCCACATACACAATCTATAGAATTCTACAATAGGCTAAGAATAGAGAAGAAGAAACTAGTTCTACTAGATGAGGGAGGCCATGTATTCTCAACAATAACATCGAAATCTAGGGTTGTACAAGAAATAGTTGAATGGTCTGGAGAAACCCTTTGA
- a CDS encoding purine or other phosphorylase family 1 (COGs: COG2820 Uridine phosphorylase~InterPro IPR000845~KEGG: sim:M1627_2663 purine or other phosphorylase family 1~PFAM: purine or other phosphorylase family 1~SPTR: C3N303 Purine or other phosphorylase family 1~PFAM: Phosphorylase superfamily~TIGRFAM: purine-nucleoside phosphorylase, family 1 (deoD)), which produces MNSLIGPIHIKAKKGEVAERVIIAGDPARVEQVASMLSDVRLVNRNRGLLVYTGKYKDVPVSVAMHGVGHPSSMLVVEELIMLGAKIIIRFGTCGAMVKGLRIGDIVIPTAAAYHPGGAFYQYLRDNVCMACAPNFEVLKTLVEETIKANVNYVVGPIVSSDAFYAEDPEFVKRWTSRGIVAVEMECAGLFMLGAMRNIKTGALLMVSDSLVEELGFASAEELKGYVDRAAKIVLESILRVSP; this is translated from the coding sequence GTGAATAGTTTGATTGGACCTATTCATATCAAGGCAAAGAAGGGTGAAGTAGCTGAGAGAGTTATTATAGCTGGAGATCCTGCTAGAGTAGAACAAGTTGCATCTATGCTTAGTGATGTAAGGCTTGTGAATAGGAATAGAGGATTGTTGGTATATACAGGGAAGTATAAGGATGTACCAGTATCTGTAGCTATGCATGGTGTTGGACATCCATCGTCTATGCTCGTAGTTGAGGAATTAATAATGCTTGGTGCAAAGATTATCATAAGATTTGGAACCTGTGGTGCTATGGTGAAAGGGCTTAGGATAGGTGATATAGTTATACCAACAGCTGCTGCGTACCATCCTGGTGGAGCTTTCTATCAGTATCTAAGAGATAATGTATGTATGGCATGTGCACCTAATTTCGAGGTTCTTAAAACTCTTGTTGAAGAAACTATAAAGGCTAATGTAAACTATGTTGTAGGACCTATAGTGAGTAGTGATGCTTTCTATGCAGAGGATCCAGAGTTTGTTAAGAGGTGGACTAGTAGAGGTATTGTTGCAGTTGAGATGGAGTGTGCAGGTCTATTCATGTTAGGTGCAATGAGAAATATAAAAACAGGTGCACTTCTAATGGTCAGCGATTCTCTTGTTGAGGAACTAGGCTTTGCCTCTGCAGAAGAGCTTAAGGGATATGTTGATAGAGCTGCAAAGATAGTGTTAGAATCCATATTAAGAGTATCACCCTAA
- a CDS encoding cation diffusion facilitator family transporter (COGs: COG0053 Co/Zn/Cd cation transporter~InterPro IPR002524~KEGG: smr:Smar_0128 cation diffusion facilitator family transporter~PFAM: cation efflux protein~SPTR: A3DKT1 Cation diffusion facilitator family transporter~TIGRFAM: cation diffusion facilitator family transporter~PFAM: Cation efflux family~TIGRFAM: cation diffusion facilitator family transporter) yields the protein MKMSNSIKDIIIVIILSILGGIFKILGGLLGNSKSVFVDAMTSIANTISILLIYKYFRMSLEPPDRDHLYGHHRLALGGSISTLLLYSFVGGIILLDIVEGLGTTYTVYIYAPIFATLGMAPYLIGIAISRRIGGSAILYARFTVIELIEGLTTVFASLGGVFVSYIIDFVGAIALASYLFIELVKSFREILSLVSDEAPKEIVEKVRESIEKYGVEFDKIRIRRIVEDVYHGDIVLKLPPNTDIETAHRIADSIENDLKKNLGIDVTIHIEPNEGNGNW from the coding sequence ATGAAAATGTCTAATAGCATCAAGGATATAATAATAGTAATCATATTAAGCATATTGGGAGGAATCTTCAAAATACTTGGAGGATTACTTGGAAATTCAAAATCTGTATTTGTAGATGCTATGACCTCTATAGCTAACACCATATCAATTCTATTAATATATAAATACTTTAGGATGAGCTTAGAGCCTCCAGATAGAGATCATCTATATGGTCATCATAGACTTGCCCTAGGAGGATCTATATCAACACTACTTCTATATTCATTTGTTGGAGGAATAATCTTGCTAGATATTGTTGAAGGTCTTGGAACTACATATACAGTATATATCTATGCCCCAATATTCGCTACACTAGGAATGGCTCCATATCTAATAGGTATAGCTATATCTAGAAGGATAGGAGGTTCAGCTATACTCTATGCAAGATTTACAGTTATAGAGCTTATAGAGGGTTTAACAACAGTATTTGCATCTCTTGGGGGAGTATTTGTTAGCTATATAATAGATTTTGTAGGTGCTATAGCCCTAGCCTCATATCTATTCATAGAACTTGTGAAAAGCTTTAGAGAAATACTATCATTAGTAAGTGATGAAGCACCAAAAGAAATTGTTGAAAAGGTAAGGGAATCTATAGAGAAATATGGTGTAGAATTTGATAAGATTAGAATTAGAAGAATAGTTGAAGATGTTTACCATGGCGATATAGTTTTAAAACTTCCTCCAAATACAGATATTGAAACAGCTCATAGAATCGCTGATTCTATAGAAAATGATCTGAAGAAGAATTTAGGGATAGATGTAACTATACATATAGAACCAAATGAGGGAAATGGAAATTGGTAG
- a CDS encoding GCN5-related N-acetyltransferase (InterPro IPR000182~KEGG: ape:APE_1984.1 hypothetical protein~PFAM: GCN5-related N-acetyltransferase~SPTR: Q9YAF5 Putative uncharacterized protein~PFAM: Acetyltransferase (GNAT) family), which produces MVIVKECYSDCIDIIRNVIERSMGWFHAYYASACIDIGRCGGVVALDRDVVGVGVFYKVDLKPYAIGVIYYVAVDERYRGKGIGKMIVSSIEELLDSDSLGYYVASTRSGNIGSRKMFQDLGYIEVYLDDLDSDLYEAVLQAVCAYEDDILSIKTVRNSIEYLYKMLRDENNLKIVRDVWRVQCYGLWRKLRGA; this is translated from the coding sequence ATGGTGATTGTCAAGGAATGTTATAGTGATTGTATTGATATTATTAGAAATGTTATAGAGAGGTCTATGGGCTGGTTTCATGCATACTATGCATCTGCATGTATAGATATTGGTAGATGTGGAGGTGTTGTTGCTCTAGATAGAGATGTTGTAGGTGTAGGAGTATTTTATAAAGTGGATCTCAAACCATATGCAATTGGTGTAATATACTATGTAGCAGTTGATGAAAGATATAGGGGTAAAGGGATAGGTAAGATGATAGTATCATCAATAGAAGAACTCCTTGACTCAGACTCCCTAGGTTACTATGTAGCATCAACAAGATCTGGTAATATAGGTTCGAGGAAAATGTTTCAAGATCTTGGATATATAGAGGTATATCTAGACGATCTAGATAGTGATTTATATGAAGCAGTACTCCAAGCTGTATGTGCATATGAAGATGATATTCTGTCTATTAAAACTGTGAGGAATTCTATTGAATATCTATATAAGATGTTAAGAGATGAAAATAATCTAAAGATTGTTAGAGATGTATGGAGAGTTCAGTGCTATGGGCTTTGGAGAAAGCTTAGAGGGGCATAG